One Solanum lycopersicum chromosome 2, SLM_r2.1 genomic region harbors:
- the LOC101252033 gene encoding dirigent protein 22-like — protein MEKFLLMAFFFLAITIILPSSHGLDQSPKGVDTWFKKLPHSKAKMTKLHFYFHDIVTAENPSAIQIAQANNTFQSPTFFGLVRMMDNPLTVNPEPNSKIIGRAQGIYGSASFEDLGLLMTLNLVFTNGKYNGSTLSILGHNQIFQEYREMPINGGSGVFRLAKGIATAKTYQIDNTTQNAILEYHVVVLHY, from the coding sequence atggagaaatttttgttgatggctttcttttttttggcaataacaataatattgcCTTCAAGTCATGGGCTTGATCAAAGTCCTAAAGGAGTGGACACATGGTTCAAGAAGCTTCCCCATTCAAAAGCAAAAATGACCAAACTTCACTTTTACTTTCATGATATTGTGACTGCAGAGAATCCATCAGCAATCCAAATAGCACAAGCCAATAATACATTTCAATCACCAACATTTTTTGGCTTGGTAAGGATGATGGACAATCCGTTGACGGTTAATCCCGAGCCCAACTCCAAAATAATAGGCCGAGCCCAAGGAATTTATGGCTCAGCATCGTTCGAAGATTTAGGCCTTCTTATGACACTCAACCTTGTGTTCACAAATGGTAAGTACAATGGTAGCACACTTAGTATCCTTGGGCACAATCAGATATTTCAGGAGTATCGAGAGATGCCAATTAATGGTGGTTCCGGTGTTTTCAGGCTAGCAAAGGGCATCGCCACAGCGAAAACCTACCAAATTGATAACACCACACAAAATGCAATACTTGAATACCATGTTGTGGTTTTGCATTATTGA